In Aegilops tauschii subsp. strangulata cultivar AL8/78 chromosome 3, Aet v6.0, whole genome shotgun sequence, one genomic interval encodes:
- the LOC109738868 gene encoding GDSL esterase/lipase At5g03600-like, translated as MKLLPAVLGLALLLLLLNPNGVEARPAPTGGHEKKPSSATFFVFGDDFADNGNLPLTEPVTEMSRQWAYPYGSNYVDADGFPRPNTPSGRFSNYKIQSDFIATMLGLEEAPPAHARTAEKTCDPSGMTFATGGAVVLDSTSHEVPTFTKQVDTFKKMVKDGTITEKQLTHSVALVAFSDNDYASTGVMGLSSLNDINAYIGKVTKEMAANVEQLLKLGVTKVLVNNLHPVGCTPSQTRTNNYTTCDIFENLGASIHNNNLKQVMTTKKNVHIVDLYTTFINIVDHVPGKGSELSKQFKRKLSLCCESLDSKGYCGQQGVLSTELLYAVCDKSNKFFYWDYMHPTHAGWEAVMKQLEKPLREFLDQD; from the exons ATGAAGCTTCTCCCGGCCGTCCTCggcctcgccctcctcctcctcctcctgaatCCCAATGGCGTGGAGGCCCGGCCTGCGCCTACCGGCGGTCATGAGAAGAAGCCGTCGAGCGCCACCTTCTTTGTCTTCGGGGATGACTTCGCTGACAACGGGAACCTCCCTCTGACCGAACCCGTCACCGAGATGTCGCGGCAATGGGCTTACCCCTACGGCTCCAACTACGTCGATGCCGATGGGTTTCCGCGGCCGAATACCCCGTCCGGCCGCTTCTCAAACTACAAGATCCAGTCGGATTTCATCG CAACAATGTTGGGGTTGGAGGAAGCCCCTCCAGCACATGCCCGTACAGCGGAGAAAACTTGCGACCCGTCCGGCATGACTTTTGCTACGGGTGGCGCAGTGGTGTTGGACAGTACATCACATGAGGTTCCCACCTTTACCAAGCAAGTCGATACTTTCAAGAAGATGGTCAAAGATGGTACCATCACGGAGAAACAATTGACTCACTCTGTAGCGCTCGTGGCCTTCTCCGACAATGATTATGCAAGCACCGGCGTCATGGGCCTAAGTAGCCTCAACGAT ATTAATGCTTATATTGGGAAAGTGACAAAAGAGATGGCTGCTAATGTGGAGCAATTGTTGAAGCTTGGGGTGACAAAGGTTCTTGTCAACAACTTGCATCCTGTCGGTTGCACGCCATCACAAACCCGAACTAACAACTACACTACGTGCGATATTTTTGAAAACTTGGGTGCTTCCATCCATAACAATAACCTGAAACAAGTTATGACAACAAAGAAGAATGTCCACATCGTCGATTTGTACACCACATTCATTAATATTGTGGATCATGTGCCAG GTAAAGGCTCAGAGCTATCGAAGCAATTCAAGCGCAAACTATCGCTGTGTTGCGAGAGTTTAGATTCGAAGGGTTACTGTGGACAGCAAGGCGTGTTGTCCACAGAGCTTCTTTACGCCGTGTGCGACAAGTCCAATAAATTTTTCTATTGGGACTACATGCATCCAACGCATGCGGGATGGGAGGCTGTCATGAAACAATTGGAAAAGCCCTTGAGGGAGTTTTTAGATCAAGACTAG